One window of the Thermodesulfomicrobium sp. WS genome contains the following:
- a CDS encoding ChaN family lipoprotein yields the protein MGLAWGLLVGLLLSLGACAPHAPKPLQETPERGLLSAQGTPLSASALTAMAAQADYILIGETHANPCDHAAAAEILHALAGAGIRFDLGLEMLPRESQPFLDQHPSREDLARHWDAAWGYPFTLYAPVLDAARAHGARLVGLNVPWALVQDFRDGRLAPDHPALPRALIPPCPEQERGLAEQFALHQKMRPESATKLSDFLRVQSLWDSVMAETAIQWRRQHHRPVVILTGAGHVERGFGIPYRIAALEPEAKMLAILPWRDASSQEEAVSSCTPHLRTAFFVCPPTQHSRLGMLLDFRDTITVQRVEPGSRAEAMGLQAGDRIVAVGGTPVHTAEDLHSAAATAARRGEAMRFTVERHGQTITLTMPPR from the coding sequence ATGGGATTAGCCTGGGGGCTCCTCGTGGGGCTCCTCTTGAGCCTTGGGGCGTGCGCGCCGCACGCCCCAAAGCCCCTGCAGGAAACGCCCGAACGCGGCCTTCTCTCCGCCCAAGGGACGCCCCTCAGTGCTTCCGCCCTTACGGCCATGGCCGCGCAGGCCGACTACATCCTCATTGGCGAGACCCACGCCAATCCATGTGACCACGCCGCTGCCGCCGAGATCCTCCACGCCTTGGCTGGGGCGGGGATACGCTTCGACCTTGGGTTGGAGATGCTCCCCCGGGAAAGCCAGCCATTTCTCGACCAGCACCCCTCCCGCGAGGACCTCGCCCGGCATTGGGATGCCGCCTGGGGCTATCCCTTCACCCTTTACGCGCCCGTACTGGATGCCGCCCGCGCCCACGGGGCTCGGCTGGTGGGCCTCAACGTGCCCTGGGCACTTGTGCAGGACTTCCGCGACGGTCGCCTCGCCCCAGACCACCCGGCGCTGCCGCGCGCCCTCATCCCCCCCTGCCCGGAACAAGAGCGCGGGCTCGCCGAGCAGTTTGCCCTGCATCAGAAAATGCGGCCGGAATCGGCCACCAAGCTGAGCGACTTCCTCCGCGTACAGTCTCTGTGGGACTCGGTCATGGCCGAAACCGCCATCCAATGGCGCCGCCAGCACCACAGGCCCGTGGTCATCCTGACTGGCGCCGGCCACGTGGAGCGCGGCTTTGGGATCCCCTACCGTATCGCCGCCTTGGAGCCCGAGGCGAAGATGCTCGCCATCCTGCCCTGGCGCGATGCCTCGAGCCAAGAGGAGGCCGTGTCCTCCTGCACCCCGCACCTGCGCACGGCCTTCTTCGTCTGCCCGCCCACCCAGCACAGCCGTCTGGGCATGCTCCTCGACTTCCGGGACACCATCACCGTGCAGCGCGTGGAGCCTGGGTCGCGGGCCGAGGCCATGGGACTTCAGGCAGGCGACCGCATCGTTGCCGTCGGCGGCACGCCGGTGCACACGGCCGAAGACCTCCACAGCGCCGCCGCGACTGCCGCACGCCGCGGGGAGGCCATGCGTTTCACCGTGGAGCGCCACGGGCAGACCATCACCCTCACCATGCCGCCGCGCTGA
- the mutM gene encoding bifunctional DNA-formamidopyrimidine glycosylase/DNA-(apurinic or apyrimidinic site) lyase, protein MPELPEVETIARGLRATIVGRTIHKAQALHPRIVRFAAPHEAAGKTICAVDRRGKLLRIHLSDARMLVVHLKMSGRLWVVAAGTARPAHTHFVAALDAGTELVFVDPRRFGFVGLLDEAAWNKWEFACTLGPEPLESTPQDLATRLDLPASKRAIKAALLDQRVIAGVGNIYADESLFAAKIHPTTPTGTLSAAQRLRLACAVQDVLHAAIAAGGSTINDYRNAMGAPGLFQDRFAVYGRAGLPCPQCGALLTRLRVAGRGTVVCPRCQGTGSAAHATPRTR, encoded by the coding sequence ATGCCCGAACTGCCGGAAGTGGAAACCATCGCCCGGGGCTTGCGGGCCACCATCGTCGGCCGCACCATCCACAAGGCCCAGGCCCTGCACCCCCGGATCGTGCGCTTCGCCGCGCCGCACGAAGCCGCAGGGAAAACCATCTGCGCCGTCGACCGGCGAGGCAAATTGCTGCGCATCCACCTGAGTGATGCGCGCATGCTCGTGGTCCATCTCAAGATGAGCGGGCGACTCTGGGTGGTGGCCGCAGGCACGGCACGGCCCGCCCACACCCATTTCGTCGCCGCCCTGGACGCAGGCACAGAGCTCGTCTTCGTGGACCCACGGCGCTTCGGCTTTGTGGGGCTTTTGGATGAAGCCGCCTGGAATAAATGGGAATTTGCCTGCACCCTGGGGCCAGAACCCCTGGAGAGCACGCCGCAGGACCTCGCCACGCGCCTGGACCTTCCCGCCAGCAAGCGCGCCATCAAGGCCGCCCTTCTCGACCAGCGCGTCATCGCCGGCGTGGGCAATATCTACGCGGATGAATCCCTCTTTGCCGCCAAAATCCACCCCACGACCCCGACAGGCACGCTCTCGGCAGCGCAGCGCCTGCGCCTGGCCTGCGCCGTGCAAGACGTGCTTCACGCCGCCATCGCCGCAGGCGGCAGCACCATCAACGACTACCGTAACGCCATGGGCGCGCCGGGCCTCTTTCAGGATCGCTTCGCCGTGTACGGCCGCGCCGGACTCCCCTGCCCGCAATGCGGGGCGCTTTTGACGCGCCTGCGTGTGGCCGGGCGGGGAACCGTGGTCTGCCCGCGCTGCCAGGGCACCGGTTCCGCCGCCCATGCCACCCCGCGCACCCGCTGA
- a CDS encoding substrate-binding domain-containing protein, translating into MWKTDFRARVLCGWTMLVLAIGLGAGPAAAEPLRLATTTSAEASGLLDALAPVLAQEIGVELRWVAVGTGQALRIAGDCNADVVLVHAPDAEARWIADGFGKDRREVFYNDFLLVGPTEDPLGLRGGSDIVAAFSKLAAGQGVFVSRGDQSGTHMLEKALWQKAGVPEPADSGRYLSAGQGMLGTLRVAAQRRGYTLVDRATWIAFMAKDGAQSGLGEMVEGDPLLRNQYSIILVNADRCPEVRADAARRFQDWVVSERGQQFVGDFRIHGKKLFVPNAH; encoded by the coding sequence ATGTGGAAAACGGATTTTCGGGCGAGGGTGCTCTGCGGGTGGACCATGCTTGTGCTTGCCATTGGCCTTGGGGCAGGCCCGGCGGCGGCGGAACCATTACGTTTGGCGACCACCACGAGCGCAGAAGCCTCGGGCTTGCTCGATGCCTTGGCCCCGGTGCTTGCGCAGGAAATTGGCGTGGAACTGCGCTGGGTTGCCGTGGGTACCGGCCAGGCGCTGCGCATTGCCGGAGATTGCAATGCCGATGTGGTGTTGGTGCACGCTCCGGATGCGGAAGCGCGATGGATCGCCGATGGATTTGGCAAGGATCGGCGCGAGGTCTTTTATAATGACTTCCTGCTCGTGGGCCCCACGGAAGACCCGTTGGGGTTGCGTGGGGGCTCGGACATCGTGGCCGCCTTTTCCAAGCTGGCTGCGGGCCAAGGAGTGTTTGTGAGCCGCGGCGATCAGTCCGGGACACATATGCTCGAAAAGGCGCTGTGGCAGAAGGCAGGAGTTCCAGAACCAGCAGACTCTGGGCGATACCTTTCCGCCGGGCAAGGCATGCTGGGGACCTTGCGTGTGGCTGCCCAGCGTCGAGGCTACACGCTGGTGGACCGGGCCACGTGGATCGCCTTCATGGCCAAGGACGGGGCGCAGAGCGGCCTTGGGGAAATGGTGGAAGGAGATCCGTTGCTGCGCAATCAATACAGCATCATCTTGGTCAATGCGGATCGGTGCCCCGAGGTTCGGGCGGATGCGGCGCGGCGTTTTCAGGACTGGGTCGTTTCTGAGCGCGGGCAGCAGTTCGTGGGGGACTTTCGCATCCACGGCAAGAAGCTCTTCGTCCCCAATGCGCATTGA